AGGTTCAATTTGCGAGACGATACAGTGTTGCTTTCAGAGTGTCACCACGGCCCGTTTGAACGAAAAATAGAGTTGCCAGTCAAGGTACTGGCCGACCAGGTACGGGCCGTGTACCGCAGCGGGCTGCTCATCGTTGACTTGGTTCGAGACAAATCACAAGACCCATCGGACCGGTTGGTGCCTATCGATTTTGATAATGAAGGGAAGACTCCTGCCCCGTAACGGCAAGGAGAGGAGTCTGTGTCAGCTTGCTGGTTCCACCGTTTCATGTTGTTACACGTTCGCCCCGATGATGGGTTTCGCGTCCGCATCATTGATGGCGCCGTCAATGTACTCGAAGCTGTCCCAGTTTACGTTATATTGCATCGGAAGCCAATTGAAGAACCCAAACGTTCCTCCGTGCGTTTGACTCATTTTGCGGTTTGCATCCCACCCGGCAAAATTCCACTCTCCGATGAATGCGCCGGCATTTTGCTGCGGCGTGTTGCACTGCAGGGCTCCAACCAGAATCACGCTTGGCATGATGACCTCCTTTGTTTGACATTGCGCGAAGCGGTGTGCGCCGACGTTACGCGTTGGCCGCTTGGGCTCCTTTCCAATCTGAGTCAAAAATGGTGCCGTCGATGAGTTCGAAGTTGTCGATGTTCACGTTGACCTGTATGGGCAGCGCATTGAAAAATCCCCACGTCCCGGCGTAGGCTTGCGACATTTTGCGGTTGCAGTCCCATCCACCCACATTTCCTTCTCCGAGAAACACCCCGGCGTTTTGCTGCGGGGTGTTCTGCATGATGGTGCCGATCGCGATGAGTGATGGCATATCGTCTGTCCTCCAATCTGTTTCGACATGGAGACCGTATTTCGTAACACCAGTCTATGCGTGCTTGGTCTGTCCGCATGTGAAGGAATTCGTTGTTCCGTCCTCGCAGTTTCGTCTCGATTCCCACACGCGAAAAGGACCTGACGGAATTTCGTGTGTCACCGCTTGCGTGAGCGACGGCGATGCGTCCTTCGCCAGGCGCTGACGATCGCGGTTGAAGTCACGTTGGCCATCGACTTCACGAGGCGGTGGGGTGTTTGCTCCAGCGCCCGCAGCGGGTCCTTGGTTCTCGGACTGACAATGCCTTGAATCGCGTAGTCTCCGATGGACCCCCAGCGCCTGCCCAGGCCGCGTCCCGGCTGGATGCCCCCTTTCACAATCTTGATGAACTGCACGGTCCGCGGGTATCCGAGCGCGGCATCCACGGCGATGACGGTGGCGTTGCGGTGCTTGGCGCGCAGCATGCGGCGGATGGTTGGGAGTTCCAAGGCTGCGACGGGGTGGTGCAAGGTGCCGTACACAGGAATCGGAAGGGAGCGGCGCAGTGCGGACCCTACCATCGGGCCAAACGCATCGCCCGGAACCGCAGGGGTTCCGATGCAGACCACGACAACGTCTTTGTGCGCCGCAAAGATGCGCGCCAAGCGCCGGCTTAACGTCGCCGCAGCCGCTTTGCTTTGGGCATGAACCCGGCATGCATCCACCGTTGTCTCCTCCCATGCACTGGCCGGAATGCTCTTCCAGCCTATGCAGGGCGGTCAACGTTTGACGCGGTCAGCAATGGGTGAGCCAAAGCGAGGTGTTTCCCCGGCGGGCGGACGGCAAGTCGAAAGCGGCCGCCCGGTTCACTGTCCTGGGTCTGCGATGCTGCGTTTGTTATACTGGACAAGGAGGCGGAGCGAATGCCAGAGATGAGTGTGACAGAGTTGGAAGTGCGGTGGGGGGAGTGTGATCCCGCCGGGATCGTGTACCACCCTGCATATTTGGATTGGTTCTCCGTGGCGCGCATGCACTACCTGCGGGAGAACGGAATTTCCTACATGGAAACCTTTCACGACAACGGGATTGTGCTCGTCGTGTTGGAGGCTCGGTGCCGCTACCGGAAGACGGTCCGGGCAGAAGACGTGATCCGCGTGGAAGCGCGCATGGCGGAACGGACGCGGACGCGCATCAAGATGGTGTACCGGGTCTATGACCAGGACGGGAATCTGTGCGGTGAAGGGGAAACGCATCACGCGTATGTGGACGAACAGAACCGCGCAGTCAACGTCGCGAAGCGCGCACCGGAGCTGTGGGCATTGCTGCAGCAATTGCCAGTTGAAAAAGATACATCAAGTGATTGACGAGCCTAGGGAGCCTGTGTTAAGATAGGCGATGTCGCCGCGGCGAAGCAGCTCGATGTGAGAGCAGTGCAAGGCGCGAATCCGCAGGCAAGATGAGCGGCTGTAGCTCAGAGGGAGAGCACTACCTTGACACGGTAGGGGCCACAGGTTCGATTCCTGTCAGCCGCACCATAGGAGAACTTTGAATATCCACAGCCCAGGTTTGGGTTGTGGGTATTTTTATGGTCGTCATCGTCAAACCGAAAGCGCGTCGGCTGGCCTGACTGGGCACACGACGGGGCGGATGGCACCGCAGGGGACATAGATGGGCCCGCATGCACATATATCATATCAACTGAATCGGTGATGGAGCTCACCATCAACCGCCGCGCGGTCGGCTAATGGCTCCTGCGAACGTTGATTTGTGTTCGCAGGAGTTTTGTTTCGATACGAAGAGACGTCGGGAGGCGAGACGGTGACTTATTTGGCACTTGTCGTGGGCGGCGTTGTCGGCGGGGTGCTGCGTTACGCCGTGGATGCATGGATGCCCGTACATACGTTTCCGCTCAGTACACTCTGCGTCAACCTGTTGGGCGCTTTCGCCTTAGGGCTGCTGTACGGTTTGGCGCAAACGCGCGCCCTGCGTGATTGGCTGCGGGTCGGTTTGGGGGTGGGGGTGATTGGCTCGTTCACCACGTTTTCGACGATGATGCTGGACCTCGCGCAGTGGGCGTCGGGACACGTCGGCTGGGCTGCCTTGTATACGTTCGTCAGTATGGCGGGGGGACCCTTGCTCGCGTTTCTTGCAGAGCGCGCCGTCCTGGTGTTGATGCGCCGTCCTGCGGATGTGGAGGAACTTTCCGCATGAGTGCCGTCAACCCGTTGCTGGTTGGGGGCGGTTCGGCAGCCGGGGCCTTGGCTCGCTATGTGCTTGGCCATGCAGTTGCGAGGGTGAACACGAGTCAATTTCCGTGGAGTACGTGGATCATCAACATGGCAGGCACGTTTCTGCTCGGCTTGTTTTTCGAGGAATTTACGGTGCTGCGTCATGACACGGACTTGTGGCTGGTCCTGGGCGTGGGGTTTTGCGGCGGCTTCACCACCTTTTCCACCCTGTCGGTTGAGGCGGTTCATCTGCTGCGCAGCCGTGTGATCCTGGGCATCGTGTACCTGATGAGTTCGTTGGCGATTGGCTTGTTTCTCGCGTGGGTCATCCAATTTTGGTTTTAACCGCGTAAGACGAGTCATGCGCGGATACGGTGGAAAAGTCCCAACCCATACTGTGAATACAGGGTTGGGGGGCTGCGGGACATGGCATCCTGGATGTTTGGCGTTCTCATCGGACTGTCTTCCAATTCGGAAACCATGGGTTTTGGGACCCTGTTGCGAGACAATACGTATCGGTCCTGGTGGTTGTATGCCTCCATTGCGCTGTTTTCCACCTGTACATGCGCATTTGGGGCGGCCACGGGGTTTCGAGTGGTCCGCATCCTTGGGGCCGCCGCGTCCAGTCTGATGGGGTCCATGGCCTTGATCGCGATCGGCATGTGGATGCTGGTTCAGGTGTGGTGGGCACGTTCGGAAGCTGCACCGGACGTACTTGCTGGTTTTCGTGTTGGATTTAATGAAGCGATGTTCGTGTTTCTGGCGCAGGGCTTGATGGAACTCACCGTTGGTTTGGGTTCAGGATTTCTCCAACTGCATGTCGCCAGTGTGGCGGTGTCCGCCGGCGTATTCAGTTTCCTGTCTTTGTGTGTCCCCCGGCTCGTCAAGCTGCCCATACGGAAGCGTTGGGGACGGGATGCTGTGCTCTGCGCTGGCGTTGTGCTGATTCTTTTGGGCCTGTGTTTGTAGCAGCCGGCGGGTCACACGCATTCCGGTGCTGGCCAGCAAGATGCCGCCCGTGAGGGTGGACGCCATATAAAGGAGCGCGAGGCAGGGGGCTGTGGATGCAAGTTGCTGCGCATCGTTGGCAAAGCCCGAAAACGTCGTGAACGAGCCGATGAATCCAACACACATCCCCGCATTGAGCCACGCGGGTGAAGGTCGCTTCGCGAACAGTTCCGTGACGATACCCAGTGCCAGTGAACCAGTCAGGTTGACAGCAAGGGTCCCACAGGTGCCCAGGGTTTCCAATGGCAAGCGAAGCATTCCGGCGATGGCCCCCATGATGACGACAGCGATAAGGTTCATGGCTCCTGACCTCCTTGTCTCAAAAAAATGGCTGCTGCGAAGACGGATTCGCAGTAGCCATTATCCTTTCGGACGTTGTGGTGAGCTACATCACCGATTCAGTTACTCCACTGTATGGCGGAATGGCTTGTACTTTGCACGACAGGTGCCTATTTCCATTTTGGAATTCTATGAAATGATCTTTTTATGTTATAGTTTGAATGAGTCAACGAGAGAGACGGAGGTATCAAAGCCGGCGGGGTGTCTTTGAGACACCAAGCGGTGGAGGGGAGGGGAAGGTTGATGAAACGCGGTGAGACAAAGGCGGCCTGGTCTTGGCTGCGCACGATTTTCATGGTCATTTCCGTGCTCGGCATGCTGCTTGCGACGCCTGCTGCGGCATATGCATCGACGACCAGCTCCGGTCCGGCGAGCCACGGCAGGGGTGGCGGCCACGGCGGGGGTGGCGGCCACGGCGGGGGTGCCGGCGGGCCCAGCGGCGGCGGCGGACAGAGCGGCGGTGGCGGTACAGTCGATGGGCCTGAGGTGCCGTTCGCACTGGTGCTGCCTGTCGCGTTGCTGGGTGTTGCTTTCGTGGTGTACAAAAGAAGGATGAAGCCGGAGTGACGAATGCGTCTTGGCAGAAGGTGAGACGGTTCGAGCGGCTCGGATTTGTCTGGGTCCTTGCGAGTATCATCCCGGTGGCCCCTTATGCAATCCCTTTGTTTCAAGGTTCACTCTCCGATTCTCCGCGTGCCTACTTGGCCTGGATTCCTGTGTTAGGCTTCGGATGGGCGTTGTGGAACTTGCGGCAAACGAGTGTCCGTGTACCAAAGACTTCACAATCCATTCCAGGAATCCCGTTGACCATCGTCACGGGATTCCTGTTGTTCGCTGGGCGATTCCTGTGGCCGCATACCTTGGTTGGCGACGACGTCGGGCTGTTGCTGTGGCCGCTGTGGTCCTTGGGGTTGTTCTGGGTGTTGTTCGGGGTACGGGCCACGCGCTTGATTTTTGCCCCGCTGTGCTATCTCTGTCTCGTGTGGCCGCCTGTTTTTTTGCGGATTCTCTCCCTCGTGAATCCGCCGCTCCAGAACGTTGTGGTCCGCATTTTTACATGGATGAGTGACGGGGTTTCCTGGATGCGCCCGGGGCTGCAGCCGGATGTGTTTGACGTCACCTGGGGTGTCAACAATGTCACGCATGTGGTCGTCACGCAGGCTTGCAGCGGCTCCGACAGCATCTTGGCCATGGTCATTCTGTTTCCCGTGGTGCTTGTCCTGTTTCCCATCCCGCTTCGCAAGAAACTGGTGCTGGTGCTGGGGGGCGCAGTCCTCGTATTTGTCGGCAATCTCTTGCGGCTGGCCATCATCCTCTTTGCCCTTCACCAGTTCGGACTGTGGTTTGCGTTCAAAATTCTGCATCCCTTGCTCGGAACCGTCCTGTTTTTGCTGGTCGCGAGCGGGCTCCTGGTGTTTGGAACGCGGCGTCAGCTGCGTGCACCGCACAAGCATGCGCATGCAACAAGTGCCGCTGCCCGAGAGGCGGGTGCCACGGTGCGGGACTCCGGTGCCGCTGGGTGCGTAACGAGTATCGCCCCGCAGGCCTGGCCCCCCGTCTTTGCGGCAGGGCTCGCCGTGCTGCTGTCGATCGGGCTGTTTCCGATGTATCTGTGGTCGACCGGGACCGAGCTGAGGCCGCGGTCGTTGCCGAGCCGTGATTTGTCGACCTTGCTGCCGGCCCTTCCCGGCTACGGCTTGCAGCGTGTGGATGACCCTGGGGCACAGGCGAAGGGTGTTCGCCCGCTGGCGGCGCGGTACGTGTCTGCATCGGGATCGCCCGCCATCACCGTGTCACTGCGGTGGGCAAGCAGTCAAGCGGCCCGCGGGCGGGGATTCCCCGACCCACTCCTCCAAGCTGGAGACACCGTGCTCCGTCAGGAGGAAGTTTCCGTTCAGCGAGGCATTTCAGGCACCGCGTATGAGGTTGCGCGACGTTCACCGGACGGCGCCATGACGCAGCGGGTCGATACCGTGTTCTGCTATGATGTCGTTTATCAGTATCGGCGGGGTGTGGTCGAGGTGGCTGTTCAGAGCGCAATGCAGCCTGATGGCCGGCCCGGCGAGGGGAGTCCGCTCCGCGTGTTCGAGGAGCGGTTCGGGTCTGCGCCGGCCAGCTGACGAGCCGTTGGTCAGGACAGTTGCATCATTTCGTGATGCAGCTGCGTGTACATCAAGGCTTCTGACTTCGCGATGTCGGCGCCGACACGATACATGGTGTCCAGGTCCTGTTCGCGAGTGTACTGCACGAGAATGTCTTTGCAGAGCTGGTAGTGTCGTGGCTCATGTTCATCCGCGTGAACATCCCAGAAGCGTAGATCCAGCGGGCGCTGATTGTAGTTTGGGTGCCTGAATCCGTTGGCAATGTCACCCATCACGGTTCCGGCAAACAGTTCGGAGCCGAGCCCAACAGCGGCCATGGCCTCAAGCGGTGTGGCTCGACGGAAAAAGTTCAAAAAGGTTTCGATCGCGGTTGACACAGCTGTAGACATGGGTTCGACAGGGACGCCGTGCTGGTCCAGCGCCACCGTCGGGTAGATGGAGAACAAGAATGTCTTATACAGCTGTTCGTGGGATTTTCCCGGTACGCCGCGTCCAGCTTCGTCCCACAAGTTATCGGCGAGGGGCACCCACCAAGTGTCCAGCGGTGCCATCGCTGCGATGGCAGCGCCGAGCACGCGCGGAAAGTTCCGGCTGTAGTACGCATATTGAACGGCAAAGTACTGAACTTGGGGCATCGTGTATGTACCATTTCGTAACGTGCGAAGGAATACACCATCCAGGAATTCTTCCTGTACCAACTGCGTCATTGCGGTTTCCACGTCTTCGTAATGCTGAAACACAAGTCTTCCTCCTCAACGAGTTCTTTCAACAGAATACAACATCGAAACGTCGATTGCCCGTTTCAGGGGTCAAGCGTTCCTCACCGAAACCACACACTTTGTGCATCACCTTTCAACTGGTGGCGGAAGACGCTCATCCGCTGAAACAGCCTGTGTCGATGAATGTGCGCGGGACAGGCGGGCTGGTCATGCGCGCAGCCCGCGCCTGAGTTCCTCCAAACGATAGTAGGAGTCTCGCCACAAGAGACCACCCCGCCGTTTGAGCAGGAACATCGCGCGGAGGAAGGCGAACACATAGAGCATGAGGGCGACGGGCAGAAGGATAATGTGGTAGAGAGGGAAGCGGAGATACCGGAGAACCAGTGCGTCCACCCCGAGGAGGAGAAGCAGCGCGCCCATGCACAGCCCCCCAGACACACTGCCGAAGGCAGCCCCTGCCGAGGCGCCCATTGAGGGGGCCAGTCCAGCACGCACCGCGATCTCGAACATCACCCCCGCGTACAGTCCGCCAAACAACAGGATGAGTGCAGCCATGTCCAGGAGGAGCAGCGCAGCCGAGTAACGCATTGCGGCCAGCGGGGCCTTCTCCATGCCGCGCAGCATGTCCCCGAACGACGAGTACCACTGGATTTCGATGAACGCGTCCGCCAAGGCGAAGCATTGACGGTACCCAGCCTTCTTCACCAGTTTGCCGAGGTAAATGTCGTCGTCTGGCCGAAGCCGCATCGCTTGGTGGGTGCCCGCCGCGTGGTACACGGCGCGGCGGAGCAGATTGAACGCACCGATGCCCGTATACGCCCCGCTGCGCTTGCGGATCGCGTAATGTGGACGCGCGAAGAGCAGGAGCATCAGCGCAAAGAACCCTGTCAGCAAGCGGAGAGCCGTTCCATGCGATGACACCCTGGGCGCGACGGTGAGATGGTCGAGTCGGTGGCGTTCTGCGAACGAGACAGCACGTTCGACGGCATCCGGGTGAAAGTACACATCCGCGTCCGCGAACAACAGCCAGTCGCCAGATGCGGCCCTGGCGCCAACGTAGAGAGCGTGATTTTTGCCAATCCAGCCGTCGGGCAGGGTGTGAATCGCGATCGGCCGGATGTTCGCCCACGGCCAGCGGCGGGCCGCCTGACGGACTTGGCCCGCCGTCGCGTCGTTGGAGCGGTCATCGACGACAATGATTTCACGCAGCGGCACCGACTGACGCACCAGTGATGCAAGGGTTCGCTCTATCGTCTGCTGCTCATTGCGCGCCGCGATGATCACGCTGACTCGCCCCGCGCGTTCCGCCCGTGCCTCGATATTCTCCATGTCGTTGTGTATGCTGGTGGAGGATCCGGTGGACATCGCCTTCGCGATGGCCGCGGAATGGGCGGCGGCTGGAACATCAGGCGCGCAAGAGGCTGTCCCCGGCGTTCGCGGCGCAGGACGGGACGGCGGAATGGTGGGTATGCGCAAAATACCTGGAAGATTATAGAATACAATCACAAACCAGGCGATCGCGATGATCGCACACAGCATCGTGACGGTTCCCATGATTGGCGCCCCCCTGCATGTTTATGGTACGACGGTTGGTGCAACAGGGCAATCGGCATGGGGGCAAGGGCGCGATGCGGATCGAGGGCAACGGAGGGGAGTCTCATGACGCGAGGATTACAGGGCAGGGTCGTGGTCCTGACAGGAACGCGGAAAACGGCGGAAATGGAAGCGCTGGTGCGCAAATTGGGCGGAGAACCTGTGATGCGTCCCCTGCAAGGCACAGAGTCTCTCGACGCTGCGCACTTGGCTTCCGAACTGGGCAAGTTGCTGGACAAGCGCTACGATTGGCTGGTCTTCACCACGGGGGTGGGATTCCAGGAGTTGTACGACCAGGCAAAGGAACAAGGGCGTGAGGCGGATTTCCTCGTGGCGCTGAACACCGCGCGCGTCGCCGTTCGCGGGTACAAAACGGCACGCTGCTTGAACGCGCTGCAGGTACCCATCGCGGTTCGCGACGACGACGGCTCCACGTTGAGTCTGCTGTCTGGGATGAACAACCTGGGCCTTGCGGGGACCTCAGTAGCGTTGCAGCTGCACGGCGTACCCTCCCCGGACCTGGTGCAGGCTTTGTCGGAGGCCGGTGCCGCCGTACAGACCATCTTGCCGTATCGGCACGTGCCGCCGGCGCCAGAGACGCTGCGGGCGTTGATCACCGAGATCACGACGGGCCGCGTCGACGCGGTGACGTTCACCAGCGCGCTGCAGGTGCGGTTTCTGTTGCAGTTCGCCGCAGCAGAAGGGCAGACCGAAGCGCTGCTGCGGGCATTCAGCGCGCCGGTCGTCGCCGCGGCGGTGGGCAAAATCACCGCGCGTGAGCTGCAGCAGGCGGGCGTCGGGCGTGTGGTGACCCCGCAGGAGGAACGCGTCGGCGCGATGTTTGTGGCGCTCGCCGAGTACTTTGGCGGGGGAGCGGATTAGAAGGCGGGGATTGGATTGGGCGCGTGGCGGGCGGATGTGACGGCGGGATTGAACGGCGGGATTGAACGGCGGGATTGAACGGCGGGATTGAACGGCGGGATTGAACGGCGGGATTGAACGGCGGGATTGAACGGCAGGATTGAACGGCGGGATTGAACGGCAGGATTGAACGGCAGGATTGAACGGCAGGATTGAACGCGTGGCGGGCGGATGTGACGGCGGGATTGGACGGCGGGATTGGACGGCGGGATTGGATGGCGGGATTGGATGGCGGGATTGGATGGCGGGATTGGATGGCGGGATTGGATGGCGGGATTGGATGGCGGGATTGGATGGCGGGATTGGATGGCGGGATTGGATGGCGGGATTGGGTACGTTTTCTACCTTATTCCCGCAAAAGGAGGATACCCCTCCCGGGGTATTTTCATCAAGTTTAGCCCATGAAATCCAAAATGTAGAAATTAAGCAGGCCCAAGGACATCCTGAGCCTGTTTGTGTAATCCATATATAGGGTATAAAGAATAATCATGGGTGTCCCATGCCGGGGCTGGGGGACGATAGGGAGCATTTCGTTCCCAATTTCGATCCCGATCGTTTCGGCTACCCCTCCCCCCCCCGGGCCAAGGCGTCTGAAACATAAGCGAGTGGTGCATGGGCTGAAAATGCCCTCCCCCTCCGCCGCCAAGGTGCTCCACGGATCTGTCGACGGCATCCATGCCATCCGTGCCGTCCAGTTCCTACTTCGCAGTCACGATCCGCTCGTAGGCCGGGCGGTCAAAGCCCAGCACCACTTCTTCGTCTGTGACGAGAACGGGGCGCTTCAGCAGTTTGCCGTCGGTCGACAAAAGGTCCAGCCACTCGGCCTCGCTCAACTGTTTGTCGGCCAGGTTCAGTTCGCGATATCGTGTGCCCTTCGTGTTGACGAATGGCAGGACACCCTCGTTACGTTTGGCGATCCACGCTTTCAGCTGCTCGACCGACGGCGGGTTCTGGACGAAGTCCTGAAAGGGCACGTCCACGCCGTGATCGGCCAAAAACTTGTGCGCGTTGCGACAGGTGGAGCACTTCTTGTATCCATAGAATTCCATGGGGCTGCCTCCTCGTGCTTCATCGCTTACTTTCTGCTGTCCATTTCTCGAACGTTCTCTAGAGAGAAAGTGGGCACGGCACCATCAGGGTGCTCGCTGAAGACAATATACCAAAGCCTCGCCTCTGAACTAAACCCCGCGCCGCGCTGTCCCGTGCGCATTGGAACCCTGCGCCGGCCGCGCCCCCATCCCGCACCGGGCCCGCATCCCGCACCGGGCCCCCATCCGGGCCCCCATCCGCGTCCCCATCCGCGCCCCCATCCCGCACCGGGCCCCCATCCGGGCCTGTCAAAACGCCGGGCCCGTGAACACCCGCCCCGTTACAATCCCGCATCGCGGACACCCTGCTGCAGGAGGTACATCTTGTGATACAGGCCGCCCGCCTGCAGCAGTTCCTGGTGTGTGCCGCGCTCCACAATCTCGCCCTGATGCAGCACGAGAATCAAGTCCGCGTCCTGAATGGTGGACAGCCGGTGGGCGATCGCGATGGTTGTCCGCCCCTTCCGCATCTTCGCGAGGGCCGACTGGATGGCTTCCTCCGTCTCCGTGTCCACGCTGGCGGTGGCTTCGTCGAGGACGAGGATGACGGGATCGATGGCCATT
Above is a genomic segment from Alicyclobacillus cycloheptanicus containing:
- the yyaC gene encoding spore protease YyaC, which gives rise to MDACRVHAQSKAAAATLSRRLARIFAAHKDVVVVCIGTPAVPGDAFGPMVGSALRRSLPIPVYGTLHHPVAALELPTIRRMLRAKHRNATVIAVDAALGYPRTVQFIKIVKGGIQPGRGLGRRWGSIGDYAIQGIVSPRTKDPLRALEQTPHRLVKSMANVTSTAIVSAWRRTHRRRSRKR
- a CDS encoding acyl-CoA thioesterase, with amino-acid sequence MPEMSVTELEVRWGECDPAGIVYHPAYLDWFSVARMHYLRENGISYMETFHDNGIVLVVLEARCRYRKTVRAEDVIRVEARMAERTRTRIKMVYRVYDQDGNLCGEGETHHAYVDEQNRAVNVAKRAPELWALLQQLPVEKDTSSD
- a CDS encoding FluC/FEX family fluoride channel; the protein is MTYLALVVGGVVGGVLRYAVDAWMPVHTFPLSTLCVNLLGAFALGLLYGLAQTRALRDWLRVGLGVGVIGSFTTFSTMMLDLAQWASGHVGWAALYTFVSMAGGPLLAFLAERAVLVLMRRPADVEELSA
- a CDS encoding fluoride efflux transporter FluC, which produces MSAVNPLLVGGGSAAGALARYVLGHAVARVNTSQFPWSTWIINMAGTFLLGLFFEEFTVLRHDTDLWLVLGVGFCGGFTTFSTLSVEAVHLLRSRVILGIVYLMSSLAIGLFLAWVIQFWF
- a CDS encoding manganese efflux pump, whose amino-acid sequence is MASWMFGVLIGLSSNSETMGFGTLLRDNTYRSWWLYASIALFSTCTCAFGAATGFRVVRILGAAASSLMGSMALIAIGMWMLVQVWWARSEAAPDVLAGFRVGFNEAMFVFLAQGLMELTVGLGSGFLQLHVASVAVSAGVFSFLSLCVPRLVKLPIRKRWGRDAVLCAGVVLILLGLCL
- a CDS encoding exosortase/archaeosortase family protein: MTNASWQKVRRFERLGFVWVLASIIPVAPYAIPLFQGSLSDSPRAYLAWIPVLGFGWALWNLRQTSVRVPKTSQSIPGIPLTIVTGFLLFAGRFLWPHTLVGDDVGLLLWPLWSLGLFWVLFGVRATRLIFAPLCYLCLVWPPVFLRILSLVNPPLQNVVVRIFTWMSDGVSWMRPGLQPDVFDVTWGVNNVTHVVVTQACSGSDSILAMVILFPVVLVLFPIPLRKKLVLVLGGAVLVFVGNLLRLAIILFALHQFGLWFAFKILHPLLGTVLFLLVASGLLVFGTRRQLRAPHKHAHATSAAAREAGATVRDSGAAGCVTSIAPQAWPPVFAAGLAVLLSIGLFPMYLWSTGTELRPRSLPSRDLSTLLPALPGYGLQRVDDPGAQAKGVRPLAARYVSASGSPAITVSLRWASSQAARGRGFPDPLLQAGDTVLRQEEVSVQRGISGTAYEVARRSPDGAMTQRVDTVFCYDVVYQYRRGVVEVAVQSAMQPDGRPGEGSPLRVFEERFGSAPAS
- a CDS encoding TenA family transcriptional regulator, giving the protein MFQHYEDVETAMTQLVQEEFLDGVFLRTLRNGTYTMPQVQYFAVQYAYYSRNFPRVLGAAIAAMAPLDTWWVPLADNLWDEAGRGVPGKSHEQLYKTFLFSIYPTVALDQHGVPVEPMSTAVSTAIETFLNFFRRATPLEAMAAVGLGSELFAGTVMGDIANGFRHPNYNQRPLDLRFWDVHADEHEPRHYQLCKDILVQYTREQDLDTMYRVGADIAKSEALMYTQLHHEMMQLS
- a CDS encoding glycosyltransferase, producing the protein MGTVTMLCAIIAIAWFVIVFYNLPGILRIPTIPPSRPAPRTPGTASCAPDVPAAAHSAAIAKAMSTGSSTSIHNDMENIEARAERAGRVSVIIAARNEQQTIERTLASLVRQSVPLREIIVVDDRSNDATAGQVRQAARRWPWANIRPIAIHTLPDGWIGKNHALYVGARAASGDWLLFADADVYFHPDAVERAVSFAERHRLDHLTVAPRVSSHGTALRLLTGFFALMLLLFARPHYAIRKRSGAYTGIGAFNLLRRAVYHAAGTHQAMRLRPDDDIYLGKLVKKAGYRQCFALADAFIEIQWYSSFGDMLRGMEKAPLAAMRYSAALLLLDMAALILLFGGLYAGVMFEIAVRAGLAPSMGASAGAAFGSVSGGLCMGALLLLLGVDALVLRYLRFPLYHIILLPVALMLYVFAFLRAMFLLKRRGGLLWRDSYYRLEELRRGLRA
- a CDS encoding uroporphyrinogen-III synthase produces the protein MTRGLQGRVVVLTGTRKTAEMEALVRKLGGEPVMRPLQGTESLDAAHLASELGKLLDKRYDWLVFTTGVGFQELYDQAKEQGREADFLVALNTARVAVRGYKTARCLNALQVPIAVRDDDGSTLSLLSGMNNLGLAGTSVALQLHGVPSPDLVQALSEAGAAVQTILPYRHVPPAPETLRALITEITTGRVDAVTFTSALQVRFLLQFAAAEGQTEALLRAFSAPVVAAAVGKITARELQQAGVGRVVTPQEERVGAMFVALAEYFGGGAD
- a CDS encoding arsenate reductase family protein, which produces MEFYGYKKCSTCRNAHKFLADHGVDVPFQDFVQNPPSVEQLKAWIAKRNEGVLPFVNTKGTRYRELNLADKQLSEAEWLDLLSTDGKLLKRPVLVTDEEVVLGFDRPAYERIVTAK